In Alosa alosa isolate M-15738 ecotype Scorff River chromosome 23, AALO_Geno_1.1, whole genome shotgun sequence, a single window of DNA contains:
- the LOC125288589 gene encoding LOW QUALITY PROTEIN: transformer-2 protein homolog beta-like (The sequence of the model RefSeq protein was modified relative to this genomic sequence to represent the inferred CDS: substituted 2 bases at 2 genomic stop codons) — MSNXRRHIGNRAKPDPSCCLGVFGLSLYTTERDLREVFSKYGPLEDVSIVYDQQSRRSRGFAFVYFENREDAKEAKEQANGMELDGRRIRVDYSITKRPHTPTPGIYMGRPAYGGGSSSSRRRDYYDRGYERGCDQGYDCYDDQDYYRSYRXVERCEEMTNHIVSHHRRRSPSLYYGRGASRSRSRSNSPRK; from the exons ATGTCAAACTGACGACGCCACATCGGAAACCGG GCGAAACCAGATCCCAGCTGTTGTTTGGGTGTCTTCGGGCTGAGCCTGTACACGACCGAGCGGGACTTGAGGGAAGTCTTCTCCAAGTATGGCCCTCTTGAAGACGTGAGCATCGTCTATGACCAACAATCACGACGATCCAGGGGCTTCGCGTTTGTCTACTTCGAAAATCGCGAAGACGCTAAAGAG gCAAAGGAACAGGCCAATGGCATGGAACTGGATGGGCGCCGGATCAGAGTGGACTATTCCATCACAAAGAGACCACACACGCCCACCCCAGGAATCTACATGGGTCGGCCCGCCTA TGGCGGTGGTTCCAGCAGTTCCCGACGTCGTGATTACTACGACCGTGGTTACGAGCGAGGGTGTGACCAGGGATACGACTGCTACGATGACCAGGACTACTACCGGTCCTACAGGTGAGTGGAAAGA TGTGAAGAGATGACCAATCACATTGTGTCTCATCACAGGCGAAGGTCCCCATCTCTGTACTACGGTCGCGGGGCATCCAGATCCAGGTCGCGGTCTAACTCTCCACGTAAGTGA
- the gpalpp1 gene encoding GPALPP motifs-containing protein 1, with the protein MSDPDLIGPALPPMFQTTKGDESDEEPPIGPALPPVYRADFSSSSSDDEEETYRRGKSSSSKCSPRSRKKIRVDIGSGETLGADDDDDDGFFGPALPPGYQKKQMSPDRPPLLGPALPPGFCRPRDEDEEANDEDGGGILGPALPPGYKPESSGSEEDDEDDEVVGPMPFKGDRASLNSVALDIERRAQKMKDKLTGVNDGPEEVKRETWMTELPPVLQHIGLGARTFKKKSGPETKDRSLWTDTPADRERKARERQEGKKSEESTKEAPCLPRKDVEMAEKVAKYNESKRGESLIKMHTKNLKRKAEEEGKKPVERRAFDRDQDLQVNRFDEAQKKSLLKKSAELNTRFSHSKDRMFL; encoded by the exons ATGTCGGATCCAGATTTAATAGGACCTGCGTTGCCGCCGATGTTTCAGACGACTAAGGGGGATGAATCTGACGAGGAACCTC CCATAGGTCCAGCGTTGCCCCCTGTGTACAGAGCAGATTTCTCGTCCAGTTCCTCTGACGACGAAGAAGAGACCTATAGAAGAGGGAAAAGCAGTTCGTCAAAATGTAGTCCCAGATCTAG aaaaaaaataagagtgGATATTGGTTCAGGTGAGACACTGGgagctgatgatgatgatgatgatgggttTTTTGGCCCAGCTCTTCCTCCTGGATATCAAAAGAAACAAATGTCACCTGACAG ACCACCTCTGCTGGGACCTGCGCTGCCTCCGGGCTTTTGCAGACCAAGGGATGAAGACGAGGAAGCAAATGatgaagatggaggaggaaTCTTGGGCCCTGCCCTCCCCCCAGGCTATAAGCCTGAGTCCTCAGGCAGtgaggaggatgatgaagatgatgaagtTGTCGGGCCAATGCCTTTTAAAGGGGATAGGGCATCTCTTAACTCCGTCGCCCTGGACATCGAGAGACGCGCTCAGAAGATGAAAGACAAACTAACTGGTGTAAAC GATGGTCCTgaggaggtgaagagggagACCTGGATGACTGAGCTGCCCCCGGTGCTGCAGCACATCGGGCTGGGTGCCCGCACGTTTAAGAAGAAGTCAGGCCCAGAGACCAAGGACCGCAGCCTTTGGACGGATACCCCAGCAGATAGGGAGCGCAAGGCCAGG GAGCGTCAGGAAGGGAAGAAAAGTGAGGAGTCGACAAAGGAGGCGCCATGTCTCCCACGGAAGGATGTTGAAATGGCAGAGAAAGTGGCCAAATACAat GAGTCCAAACGTGGGGAGTCCCTCATCAAAATGCACACCAAGAACTTAAAGAGGAaagcggaggaggagggcaaGAAGCCAGTAGAGAGGAGGGCCTTTGACCGTGACCAAGACCTGCAGGTCAACCGCTTCGATGAGGCCCAGAAGAAGAGCCTGCTGAAGAAGTCTGCGGAGCTGAACACGCGGTTCTCGCATAGTAAAGATCGTATGTTTCTGTAG
- the gtf2f2a gene encoding general transcription factor IIF subunit 2 isoform X1, which translates to MSDKGDVDLTGAKQNTGVWLVKVPKYLAQQWTKATGRGEVGKLRISKNQGKAEVSFTLNEELTILESSGEKATQVNVPREHPFTMQTVGGQTLAVFTETASGQSEADGSTSGPGTGPDKLALEGVVVQRAECRPAVSENYMKLKKLQIEESTKPVRLSQQLDKAVTTNYKPVANHAYNLEYERKKKEEGKRARLDKQQVLDMLFSAFEKHQYYNIKDLVDITKQPVIYLKEILRDIGIYNVKGTHKNTWELKPEYRHYQGEEKSE; encoded by the exons ATGTCAGACAAGGGAGACGTAGATCTAACTGGAGCTAAACAGAATACTGGCGTCTGGCTTGTAAAA GTTCCTAAATATCTTGCACAGCAATGGACCAAAGCAACAGGCAGGGGCGAAGTGGGGAAACTACGCATTTCCAA GAACCAAGGGAAAGCAGAG GTCTCCTTCACCCTAAATGAAGAACTGACCATTCTAGAGAGCTCAGGGGAGAAGGCGACTCAGGTCAACGTACCCCGAGAGCATCCGTTCACTATGCAGACTGTCGGAGGGCAGACACTTGCAGTTTTCACTGAGACGGCTTCAG GCCAGTCAGAGGCCGACGGCAGCACCTCAGGGCCCGGGACGGGCCCAG ACAAACTAGCTCTGGAGGGCGTTGTGGTGCAGAGGGCTGAATGTCGTCCAGCCGTCAGTGAGAACTACATGAAGTTGAAGAA GCTTCAGATTGAGGAGTCCACCAAACCAGTCCGCCTGTCTCAGCAACTGGACAAAGCTGTAACTACCAATTACAAGCCAGTTGCAAATCACGCATACAAT CTCGAGTATGAGAGGAAAAAGAAGGAGGAAGGCAAAAGGGCCCGATTAGATAAGCAGCAGGTACTAGACATGCTCTTCTCTGCGTTTGAGAAGCATCAGTACTACAACATCAAAGACCTGGTGGACATCACCAAGCAGCCAGTG ATCTACTTGAAAGAGATTCTTCGTGACATTGGGATCTACAATGTGAAGGGCACCCACAAGAATACCTGGGAGCTTAAGCCAGAATACAGGCACTaccaaggagaggagaagagtgagtGA
- the gtf2f2a gene encoding general transcription factor IIF subunit 2 isoform X2, producing the protein MSDKGDVDLTGAKQNTGVWLVKVPKYLAQQWTKATGRGEVGKLRISKNQGKAEVSFTLNEELTILESSGEKATQVNVPREHPFTMQTVGGQTLAVFTETASDKLALEGVVVQRAECRPAVSENYMKLKKLQIEESTKPVRLSQQLDKAVTTNYKPVANHAYNLEYERKKKEEGKRARLDKQQVLDMLFSAFEKHQYYNIKDLVDITKQPVIYLKEILRDIGIYNVKGTHKNTWELKPEYRHYQGEEKSE; encoded by the exons ATGTCAGACAAGGGAGACGTAGATCTAACTGGAGCTAAACAGAATACTGGCGTCTGGCTTGTAAAA GTTCCTAAATATCTTGCACAGCAATGGACCAAAGCAACAGGCAGGGGCGAAGTGGGGAAACTACGCATTTCCAA GAACCAAGGGAAAGCAGAG GTCTCCTTCACCCTAAATGAAGAACTGACCATTCTAGAGAGCTCAGGGGAGAAGGCGACTCAGGTCAACGTACCCCGAGAGCATCCGTTCACTATGCAGACTGTCGGAGGGCAGACACTTGCAGTTTTCACTGAGACGGCTTCAG ACAAACTAGCTCTGGAGGGCGTTGTGGTGCAGAGGGCTGAATGTCGTCCAGCCGTCAGTGAGAACTACATGAAGTTGAAGAA GCTTCAGATTGAGGAGTCCACCAAACCAGTCCGCCTGTCTCAGCAACTGGACAAAGCTGTAACTACCAATTACAAGCCAGTTGCAAATCACGCATACAAT CTCGAGTATGAGAGGAAAAAGAAGGAGGAAGGCAAAAGGGCCCGATTAGATAAGCAGCAGGTACTAGACATGCTCTTCTCTGCGTTTGAGAAGCATCAGTACTACAACATCAAAGACCTGGTGGACATCACCAAGCAGCCAGTG ATCTACTTGAAAGAGATTCTTCGTGACATTGGGATCTACAATGTGAAGGGCACCCACAAGAATACCTGGGAGCTTAAGCCAGAATACAGGCACTaccaaggagaggagaagagtgagtGA